Genomic DNA from Thermococcus sp.:
GAGGGTCGCCCTCGACCAGAGAACCATGGCCATAGTGGAACTCCTTCCCAGCGAGAAAGACCCGAGCGTTCTGGGCTTTGAGGTCATCGAAAGGCCGGAGGTCAGCTATAACGACATCGGCGGCCTGGACAAACAGCTGCAGGAGCTAAGGGAGGCTGTCGAGCTTCCGCTCAAGCACCCGGAGCTCTTTGAAAAGGTGGGGATTGAGCCACCGAAGGGAGTCCTCCTCTACGGCCCGCCCGGATGTGGAAAGACCCTCATGGCGAAGGCCCTCGCCCACGAAGTCAACGCCACATTCATAAAGGTCGTCGGCAGCGAGCTGGTGAGGAAGTTCATAGGCGAAGGAGCCCGCTTGGTTCACGAGCTCTTCGAACTGGCCAAGGAGAAGGCCCCGACGATAATATTCATCGATGAAATTGACGCAATAGGCGCTAAGAGGATGGACGAGACGACAGGCGGCGAGAGGGAGGTCAACAGGACCCTCATGCAGCTCTTAGCCGAAATGGATGGCTTTGACCCGAGCGGAAACGTTAAGGTGATAGCGGCGACCAACAGGCCAGACATCCTTGACCCTGCCCTCCTCAGGCCAGGAAGGTTCGACAGGCTTATCGAGGTTCCGCTTCCGGACTTCAAGGGCAGGCTGGAGATACTCAGGGTCCACACCAGAAAGATGAACCTTAAGGGCGTAGACCTGCGCATCATAGCGGAGATGACTGAAGGAGCCAGTGGGGCAGACCTGAAGGCGATCGCAACTGAGGCCGGAATGTTCGCCATAAGGGCAAGGCGCGAGTACGTTATCCAGGACGACTTCCTCAAGGCAATAGAGAAGGTCTTCAGCTCCGAGCAGAAGCTTGCCCAGCAGATAGCCATGCACGAGGTCATGTACGGCTGATTTCCTTCTTTTCCAGCTTTTCTTCCACCCGGATTATCCCCCACGCCACCAGGTACATCAGGGGTATCGACAGAAACGCCTTCTCATAGCCGAAGCCGTCAATGAGGAGTCCAACGAGGTACGGGCCAACGGTTGCGCCAAAGAACCCGACCATGTTGACGAACCCCATGACGGAACCGAGGTTATCCCCGGCAGCCTTTTCCGACGTGTAGGCCGTGACTATGGCCCCCACGGAGTAGAACGTCAGTCCCAAGGGAATGATCACCCAGGGGGAAGCGGTGAGGGTGAGGATCAGGGTGAGGAGGGCGTTGAGACCAAAGACCACCGCCACGCTCCTCCTCCCTATTCTGTCGTAGAGGCCGCCGCCGAAGAGCGAGCCGGCGATTCCGATAACCGAAAGGAGAGAGAAAAGCAGGGACGCCGTTTCGAAGGAAACGCCCGCGTTAACCAGGAA
This window encodes:
- a CDS encoding proteasome-activating nucleotidase encodes the protein MSVEDVGVKPSDEYDDYIMYLKRRIRQLELQVRTLEADKERLERELSRLRMEMSRLRQPPAFAGTLLELLDEDRAIVQNYNGPRFVVRIAPWIERDNLKPGARVALDQRTMAIVELLPSEKDPSVLGFEVIERPEVSYNDIGGLDKQLQELREAVELPLKHPELFEKVGIEPPKGVLLYGPPGCGKTLMAKALAHEVNATFIKVVGSELVRKFIGEGARLVHELFELAKEKAPTIIFIDEIDAIGAKRMDETTGGEREVNRTLMQLLAEMDGFDPSGNVKVIAATNRPDILDPALLRPGRFDRLIEVPLPDFKGRLEILRVHTRKMNLKGVDLRIIAEMTEGASGADLKAIATEAGMFAIRARREYVIQDDFLKAIEKVFSSEQKLAQQIAMHEVMYG